Genomic segment of Hydra vulgaris chromosome 08, alternate assembly HydraT2T_AEP:
ACGCGTTTTACAGCATTTTACCGATATTTTTTTACCGCTGGTGCGCCATCGCCGATGCTCAATGGTTTAACTGAATCTAATGtgacattattgttaaacaCACTCATTTAAGAGTGATATAGAATAtaataacttcaattttcataacaaaatggttttttatgGACAACTTCCCCAAATAATGTCTGATTATAAATGTCAAGTTACATTCATTGAAAGCAAACATCAATACgtgcttttatgaaaaaatcaaatccaTAGAATTATCTATAGCCAAACCCCAAGGTactttatgttgaaaattacatctcttctaaataaaactacgctTGACAATTTATTACAGTCGCATGATTTTACCAGATTATAATAAGcggttaaaataatctttccatacataccaaatatgtcgtactttttgatgaaaaaacttacatttatTGTAATTggaaaaacttatatttttattgcaaaaacgTGTACCatgccttagttgcattgagtagATAAGAGTTCGCctgatattataaaaacattagaaaagatcaaaaaagttttattttgtcgCGTTGGTTTGAAAaaggttataaataaaaatttttgtattaggaatatttttaaaaaatcttttaatcttttaatattttttaatgtttaattaaaattatttttattattatttttttatttggttatgtattttttttttgattaataaataaaaatacataaataaaaaaatatatatataaatatttttatttaaacaaaaaaaaaaaaaaaaaaggaaaaaagatttatttgttattctccttatacgaaaaaaaaaacagttagaaACTCGTGACGAGTTATTCAACCTTAACCTAATtacaaaacttaattaaaaagaattttcaatTAGAGTTTTAGTTTTCCAGAtgagttgaatttttttttagagctataggttttaatatttttttaaatttctctttttcgttaagattttttttttaaatatagttaagGCCAGGAATGGCCAAATAGCGGCTCTTTAAACGTCATTGCGGctcttttcaaaagttttattcttcttttcaaaagtaagaaaataaataaagatgaaatTGAAGATAAGAACAGATCATTTCATGGTGATTGGACAGAAAAATGAgcatttattgaaaaagaaaataaacgtATGTGTTTAATTTGCAATACTGAACTAgctcaaatcaaatatatttcgaAATAGTTATAACATTTCAAGGAAATTTACAATACAGTGATCGAAATTTACTCAGccgcaaaaatttttattcgaaattttaatttttaaggaaaatttattaggtaaaaaagaaaatatgatttttattgtatagcttagttattaagtattttattagtaaagtatttataataaaaatatatcacattaaaaatagaaaaaaaataataataaggaaTGCACTTTTCATAAGCGAATTTTCGTTAGAcgcacttttaaaaattaaataatgaaaaggaaaaaaatattttttttaaattttaatatttggtGGGTCCTCCGTGGTTCTTAATCACTTCAAAAATTCTATTTGGCATTGAATTAATGAGCGATTGGAGTGTCATTGGTTGAATTTCTTGCCAACACCTATTGACTTCACCTCGAAGCTCTTGAATGCTGCTAAAGTGTCGTCCATTTTCATAAACCTTTCGAGATAAGATTCCCCAAAGGTTCTCAATTGGATTGAGATCTGGACTATATGCAAGCCATCTCATCACTTCGATGTTTTTGGATTCAAACCATGCCATAGTTTCTCTTGATTTATGAATGGGTGAATTGTCTTGTTGGAAAATGACTTGATCTTCCAagttattttccaaaaaatcgATTAAGACATCTTCTAATAAATCTGTATAATTAATGGATTTCatttttgttgatataaaaCATATCGATGTCTTTCCATTGATACAAAATGCTGCCCATGTCATTAATGATCCACCACCAAAATTGCGTGACAAACGAGGTGCATTGTTTTTTCGCAAATCATGCCAGTAATAGCTAAAACCATCTGGTCCATCAAGATTAAACTTCTTTTCGTCAGAAAATACGACATATTTCCACTTTTCTCCAAAATCCATATAGTTTCTGGCGAATTCAAGTCGTGCTTCTTTGTGTATTTGCTTTAAACATGGTTTTTTTAGTGGTTTTCGCCATTTAAATTATCAGATCTTGACAATATTTGTTGAACACGTCTAGGAGTGATTGTCAAACTTAATTTTGATATGATTTGACTCGCagttaacttttgttttgttgctAATTGTCGAATTTGTTCCACGTTCCTTTTCGTTATCTTGtagtttttacgtattttttGATTGACGCCATATACTGACCCAAGTTTCAAAAAGTTTCTAATCACCTTTTCAGATCGTCCAATTTTTCGTCCAATTTCTCTATTAGATAACCCAGAATCCTTATATGCTTTAATTAAACCTTTTTCatggtcatttaaaaattttccatgTGCCATTTCACTAAAAATATgaaacattgaattttaaatttatgaaaaatatttttataagtcaATCATGAAATTacttacaatttaaattgattttttcaacaccaaaactaaaaattatatctcaaatttaataaaacagaaCTGCGTCTATACAAATTTCGCActcaaataaatcaaataactaaatttttttatataaagaaattataaaaacaatgatatcaattatcttttaattatcaattaacaAACAATGGTATAAGTATATCACATAcagaaatttcttaataaaacgtttaattAAGTCTCTATAAtgaaaaatctgataaaaattGTGTGCGGCTAAGAAAATTTTGTTCACTGTAGTAcaagtaataatataaagtaaatacctGAATATACAACATAACCTTATAGTCATTGATGAAACTTGTAACAATAGCTGATAACAATAATactaattataacaataatgataataataacaataacaacaacaacaacaacaacaacaacaacaacaacaacaacaacaacaacaacaacaacaacaacaacaacaacaacaacaacaataataataataataataataataataatagtgacaaaatgataacaaaaataataaaaagagaatttCATAAATAAGGACAATAACAGCATCAACATAAACTTAGTGAATAATGACAGCGGCAACAAACATTTAGTACGAAGTAGAGAATGGTTGAATTAAAAgagataaataaatagatagataaataaagaatGCCAAAATATTGgtactaatattaataatactagaatgaaaaaagtttcaaaatgttaaaaatatcaaataaaaaactgaagGATCACGAATTGATATAGATAATAAAGAATTCCAATATTAATttgtagaaatatttaattgtatttttttaacaaaaaattaaaaagcttgatTTTGAATTCAGAGATTAAATTAAGAGATTTTAGATTAAGAGGTAGTTTGTTCCATAAGGTAATAGATTGATGTTTAATGGATTTATTTCCATATTTAGCAGAGTGGTGTTTTGGAATAACTAAGTTTAGGCTACTGATGGAGCGAAGAGGATAGTGACTATTTGTACTTgtaaagaaattgttgaatgATAGGGGAAGGTTTTTGTGATGATAATTCCAGACAAATTGTCAGTTAAGGAATATCACaagtttgcttaattttaatatattggaAATTAGGTATAGCACATTAGATTTAAAGTTATTGtactgaaaatatattattttcaaagctTTATTTTGGAGATGGGACAACCTTTAAATGATTTGCTTATGGGATTGTCCCCATACTCAACATGCATATCCTAGATGGGACCAAAAAGcatgatatatatttagcaGGGTTTTTAGATTTACATAATGACAGACTTTAGCTAGCATTCCATTAGATATACTGAGTTTTATTGCTAAGTCATTCAGATGGCCTTGAAAAGAAAGATTAGAATCAATTTTAATcccaagatatttaatagagtCTAAAGGATAAATTTTTTGTCCGCTTAGCCTGAAACTTAAGTGCTTATTAATTGGTGCCAGATTGGATTTAAAGATAATCAGCTCTGTTTTGTTAGAATTGAAAGAAAGTTTATTCGAACGAAGCCACTGAAGATTTCCAAGatcatgattaatatatttgttgatttttttaagtgatttactCATAATAAGACATGTAATGTTAAACGTCACTATGAAACAAAACATATgtgtttttctgaaaaatacCCAATAAACTCATGtcatagaaaaaataaaatcgagtTGCttaaaccaatatttaaaaaaatcaacaaatgaATATTTCATCTTCTAGTAAAGAATCAAACATTACAACAGaagcaagttttattatagCTTGGaacattacaaaaaagtaaacatcCTTACACCGATGGAGAGTTTGTGATCacaacaaaatctttttgatgTGATCTCAGTTTTAGATCCTAATTATACTGAAAAAAGAATATCTGAGATTAATGTCGAAGTTGAAAATCATTTgttaaatgacttaaaaaattgtgaaGCATTTAGTTTAGCATTGAATGAATCAACAGATATTCAAGATAAACCTCAACTGACAGTATTTGTTAGATATGTAAATCAGACGTACTTGTGAAAGAAGAGTTGCTAGATTTAGTGGAGATAAAAGACACAACTCGTGAAATTGATTTAAAGGTAGCCCTCGACACTGTTCTGGTGAAAGCCAATACTCTTAAGAACAAGCTTGTTAGTGTTGCTACAGATGGTGCTACAGCAATGGTTGGAAAACACATCGGGCTTATGGGTTTACTAAATAGTGATCCTACGCATCCAGAGTTTTTAGCAGCAAAACATATTAGTTTTCCAATCGTTTTTAAATCATTGCTGgagattgtaaattatattcgatataatgcaaaaaatcacagacagtttaaaaatttcatttgtgaATTTGACTTAACGTTTTACTGTGCTGTAAGGTGGCTTTCAAGTAGTGACGGTCTTTATAGGTTTGTAGAACTATTATAaccaattaaatgttttttgcttGGAAAGCAAAAGAAATTTGAAACCTTTGACGATGTGaattttttgcaagattttttatttttaactgatgtAATGCAACATTTACAAAATCTGAATTTGTCGCTTcagggaaaataaaaaaatatatttgatccTGCTCAGACtatatttagttttcaaaaaaagttgctttattTCAGAAAGATCTtacctttaaaacttttttcttcctTAAAATCATTTTCCTCAAATGAAGAAGATGATTCATAATACTAATCCTACAATTCAGTATGATGATCATAAGATTGAATCATACCGGGAAAAACTACAGAATTTATTCGAAGACTTTCAAAACAGGTTTAAAGATTTGTATGCTCTTAAATCATCATTAGCATTTTTAGTAAAcccttttttaattgataatgtTAGTGATGGTTGTCCAATACCAGAAAATATACTTGAAGAAACATCTTAATTTGAAATAGAATTACTAGATCtccaagaagatcaaaatcttCAAATGCTGCATAAAACACTAGCTTTATTAGATTTTTGGAAAATGGTTCCTGTAGTTAAGTACCCTCAACTAAAAAGgattaatataaaacttatttcaatttttggttCAACATATACATGTGAATCTTTATTTTCGACTATGAAATTTGTTAAATCAAAGTATCGTGCCAATCTATCAAGTGAACATTTGTTACTGTTGCTTAAAATGTCAACTACAAGCTTGAaaccagatttaaaaaaaaacttaccagTAGTGTTGAAAATCTTAGTGCCTAATAAATTTGTAGTAAATTATGCAAGTTATTATACAAGAAGAATTTTCTAATggtcttttataaaaaataattgatgttaTAAAAAGATTTCTCTCTGTTGTGTCTTTTTTTGCTGAatgattaaaacattttttcaattgtaaaaataaaagtaatttgaacTTAATTGAAGTTcactgaagttttttttttattgtctagTCCAGAGGTCGGCAAATTGTGGGCCGCGGCCCAATTGTGGGCCTTTGCTACATTATTTGTGGGTCCCAAGCCACCTAACTGCATAATATACAAAGTAGTGTAGTTGTGAGCCTTTTAGTTGTTTTCCAGgctgtaaaaattataaagcctCCTTATAAAATACTCCCTAACACCAGATCTTGTCATTTTAgacatagtaaaaaaataattttaatgcacTAACACTGTAGCACTTTAAGACTTCTAATAAGATCCTTATACTTAAAAGTTAAATCATGCTAAAAATTactctacaaaaataaaaacattcgaAAAGCATGTCAAAAATAATTAGAACATTCGAATTTGTTCAGATGAAGTAACTCaaacaacaatttaattaatttaacgcTGATTTCGTATCAAATATACCAGTGGTAAAAGTTATCGTCTTTAGAATGTTTTTCGTACTTTTCTTGAATAAAAATACTacattgtttagattttttacaaaataagtattataaaagaaatagtCGGCAAatctttaatgttttaaaaaaccgGTTTTTTAAGACGCAATATTTGGAAATTGAATAACCAAAAATTACTCGAGTATAACTAGTTATCGAGTAACCGGTTATCGAGTTTGGATGCTTTGCTCAGAAGTTGCAACTCTGATAAATACACACATTAACTTGCAAAGATATGCCAGGTAAACATGAAGCGAAGCGTAAATATGCACGTCAGTGGAATGAAAAATGGGAGCTGATTTATTTCTTCACTGAGGGACCAAGTAACAATGCTCTATGTTTAATATGTAATGAGACTGTTAGTGAACTGAAAGGAACCAAGCTTGAAAGTCATTTCGTATCAAAACATGAATTGTACAATACTAAATATCCTCTTGATTCAAAAaccagaaaaataaaatgtctaGCAGTGTTGATTGTGAAACTCGCGCCTCTAATATGGTGTCATGGATATTAGCAAAAAACCTGAAACCATTTACTGATGGTAAAATAATCAAAGAATGCATGATTGAAGCATCACAATTTCTTTTcccaaatgataaaaaaattcatgacaAATTTCAAAGAATGCACTTGTCCGCGCGTACATTTACTCGAAAAATTGAGAAAATGGTTGTTAATGTTTATGAACAATTGTCAAACAATCTGTTAGAAGCTGAATTTGTGAGTATCGCTCTCGATGAGTCTACTGACCTTGTCGGTAAAGCACAACTCTGTGTTTATGCACGTTTTATCACTAcgaattgttgtttatttgaagAACTGCTTGGAATTGAACCACTGGAAACAACTACAACTGGACAAGACATTTATGACAAAttgttcaaaatattaaaaaataggaaAGTGCCTCAAAAAATATCTTCAGTTGTCACAGATGGCGCTCCTGCTATGATTGGAAGAATTCGAGGAGTTGTTACTTTGCTGAGAAATAGTGGTGAGTTTCCTAACAAATTTACGTCATATCACTGTGTGATACACCAGGAAGCACTGTGCGCTAAAGTTGCGACAATTGATGATGTAATGACAGCTGtagtaaaaacaatcaatcatATACGTTCCAATGCACTCAAACGGCGTCAATTTTGAGCGCTAATGGAACAAAATGAAGATGAACATGGTGATCTTCTTCTTCATTCAGAGGTATATAGacaaaatataactaatttaccattacaatcaaaaataaatgtttgtctatttttttaaggttaggTGGCTATCAAGAGGAAATATTCTTAACAGATTTAGGGAGTGTTTGCCAAGTGTACTGCAGTTCATGGTAACTcaaaaattttcattcattacAATGTCTATTGAAGAGTTTAAGTGTAAACTGGCTTTCTTTTGCGACATCACAGCACAATTCAATGTTCTGAATAAGAGATTACAAGGCCGCCGTGTGCTGGTTTGTGATTTGATCAACCACATCACTGTGATGAAGACAAAACTTAATTTGTACAAAACTCAATTTGCATCTGGTAGTTGTACTCATTTTCCTACTTTAAATAAATGTCAACCATCAAGGGAAATGTTATCGTCATTTTCATTAATAGTGACTGCTCTGTATGATCAATTTGAAAACAGATTTAATGAATTTGAAGACTTAAAAAAGCATATGGTTTTTTTGTGTTATCCATTTGACTTTAATATGAATGATATTAGTATTCTAAAGGACTTTGAAGAAGctgatattttaaaagcagAGGATGAACTAATTAACTTTCAATGTGACGACGAGTTGAGAAGAAAGGCAccaaaaaaagatgaagatggCACTTTTggtgaaaatttaattattttctggCATGCTGTTATGAAGGAACGttttccagtttttaaaaaacatgcaaatagACTTATCTGTATGTATGGCACTAATTACCAATGCGAACAAACATTCTCAGccatgaaaataataaaaaatgtttacagaaCAAGACTGACTGACACTCATTTGAATGACCTTGTGCTAGCTGCAACAACAAAATACTCaccaaatttttaattgtgttttatgtgttttttttcttaagtatgtattttgtattgatacaattattagttttataatctAATTCTATACTATATTCTGTTATATAGGTAATATAacctatttatatataatttttttattgctgtgGGCCGCAACTAAAACAAGAATTTTGCAAGTGGGCCCCTTTGGAAATATGGTGCCGACCACTGGTCTAgtcgtttatttatttgatattttatagtttttagtaatttatttaagtaagtTATTAAGTGGTTTTAAGCAAGTTCAATTCGaataaaagcaagtttaattcaaatacatcaaaataattttttttctcaaggCAACCTTTTTgtctttagatttttatatcttgcttacaattatttttataaggaAATTTATGGTTGTTGTAATTgtgttaattcaaaaaaaaaaaattatgatttagaGATGCTTTCTCAATTTTTCTACAAATGGTTTTCTAGTGTTAATAAAAAGGATTCAAATTTTATGTAgccaagtttatatttaaagaatagcttttactttctttattctaaaaaaactaaatactaaatataaattgtGTACAtactatgtttatttataaaagtaaaaattccatttaaaaaatcaaaacattgatttataaaaaatctaaatttacattcgctaattattttttttaaagttggcaTAGCAACATATTTATTGGGGCTCTTCGATACACGTCATTATTTATATGCGGCTCTCGTGTCTAAAATTCTGGCCAGCGCTGGTATATATTATAGCTTATTTGTTATAGGGTAAAGTGACCAAATTCGAGCCAGTGCACTATGGAGCAAAAGTATACAAATTTTGCAccaaagtatttgtgataattattttgtttgtttatgccTGTAAATGTCATTACATAAACCCCATATTGGTTTTCATCAGAATATTTTTGTGGGTTGGTTCCTTTCTGCATAACTCCAtccaattttcaattttttgatatgttctcaataaaaagtaaatgaaaaatagtttggtttttttattatagcatTAAGAATTATATTGTAAGATATTAAAAGTAGGTAGATATTGcagttatttaataattgaaaaatatgcaaaatttaCTACTAAAAGTCCGTGTCTTCATATTGGTCAATAAGAAAACCTTCATTTAAATCCATGAAATTTGATTCCTCAGTTGTAGTGTCCCAGCTTCttgttcataatttttatataataagaaacttTTGACAACTTCTGATATCCTTTTTATACTCACACCCAGTTTTGCTGAAGACATTATAGGGTCCGATGAATCTAATGCTCGACTAAATACATCGAGCAAATTACTTTTACGAGAACACTTTCGAGAATGATATCTTCAATTCTGCCTATAGTACTTATTACAAGGTTCAGCTCCCTCTTCACCAAAAAATTCAGGTGATAATGGTAGTGTCATAATAATGTTTCTTGAATGACAAAGAATATTATGAAGAGAGGCAGGCATGTTGAACCATTTATACTTACTAATAAATAAGGAATATGTATCTTGGCAGAAGAACCCAAATTTTTCAAAGTCCAAATGTTCGTGACAATTAAGGGCAGCAAGAATTGTGCTTAAATTGGATACAAGTTCATCTTCTAGTTCTAAAATTTTAGCGAGACCATGAGGTTTACTGAAAAGTCTTCGACATAAATTACCAGTTGTTATATTTCCCTGTCCGCCTTGACATGGTCtatcaattttgattttaaagaagtcCTCTACTTTATGTCGAACTCTGTACTTTTCTTCAgctaaagcttttttattttcctcACCTTTAACTTGCCATAATTCTAACCTTTTACTGTATGATAAATTAAGCAAGCAATTGAGAGTGTTGATGGTAGCATGCAAAGGCTGACAACCATAATTAAGGGACGAATTACCTTTTGGCTTAAATTGATCATAATCAAAGTTTAGCAAGTTGTTAAAATGCTTTGGTGTTGATTTACAAATGGGGCAGCTTTGGGAAGATTTAttgccaaataaaaaatttaaaattttcccaTCAACTAAAGTCGGAAAGAATAACGATGATATATTAACTTCCAACTCTTCTCCAGTATTTGTTTGAT
This window contains:
- the LOC136083167 gene encoding general transcription factor II-I repeat domain-containing protein 2A-like yields the protein MSSSVDCETRASNMVSWILAKNLKPFTDGKIIKECMIEASQFLFPNDKKIHDKFQRMHLSARTFTRKIEKMVVNVYEQLSNNLLEAEFVSIALDESTDLVGKAQLCVYARFITTNCCLFEELLGIEPLETTTTGQDIYDKLFKILKNRKVPQKISSVVTDGAPAMIGRIRGVVTLLRNSGEFPNKFTSYHCVIHQEALCAKVATIDDVMTAVVKTINHIRSNALKRRQF
- the LOC136083168 gene encoding general transcription factor II-I repeat domain-containing protein 2-like; this translates as MEQNEDEHGDLLLHSEVRWLSRGNILNRFRECLPSVLQFMVTQKFSFITMSIEEFKCKLAFFCDITAQFNVLNKRLQGRRVLVCDLINHITVMKTKLNLYKTQFASGSCTHFPTLNKCQPSREMLSSFSLIVTALYDQFENRFNEFEDLKKHMVFLCYPFDFNMNDISILKDFEEADILKAEDELINFQCDDELRRKAPKKDEDGTFGENLIIFWHAVMKERFPVFKKHANRLICMYGTNYQCEQTFSAMKIIKNVYRTRLTDTHLNDLVLAATTKYSPNF